The Peribacillus simplex genome contains the following window.
AAGGAACTGACTGGAAAAGAATTAAGTAAAGAAGAAGTGGCTTCAGCATTTTCACGCTTGGAAGTGACAACTGAAGTTAATGAGCAAGTCATCCAGGAAATGGCTGACATAAGCAAAGAAGCCGGTTATATTCCTAGCAGTGATATAAAAGGCATGATCGATCTATCAACTCTTGAAAAAGTGTCCAAGTAAATTGTAATGAGAAAGCGCCTCAGCCATCCAGGCTTGGGCGTGTTTTTGTATTCCGGTAAAGGTCGAAAAAATCTAGTTTGGCCTGAGAAGATGATTATACATATAAACACGGTATTGTCTGAACTCCTGTCTTATGGACAGACTCGATCCAATGCCTGAATAACATGATCAACCTCTTCCCAGGAATGGATGGTAGCACCTGACGCCAGTGAATGTCCTCCTCCATTGAATTGACGTGCGACAGAAGCGATGGGAATACTCCGTGAACGAATCCTGACACGGATTTCAGTAGGATATTCGATGAATAAAGCCCAGATTTTGTTTCCCCTTACACTTGATAGAGTATTTACTAAATTCGAAGCTTCGATTCGATCTAATCCATACATATTTAACAGATCCTCCGTAATAATGAAGTAAGCTACCCCTTTATCGGTTACCTTGAAACTCATGAGAATGTCTTTTTGAAGTCTTGAAGAGTTTTTCGACTTTATATTAAGCCAGTTATGGATTCTTTCTGGCTGAAAATTATAAGTTCTTAAGTACGAAACCATTTTTAATGTCCTAGGAGTGGTATTCCCATTCATGAAATTCCCTGTATCACCTAGAATTCCTGCATAAAATGATTTAGCTGCTTCTTTATTCATGATAAAGCCTTCTGGAAATTGCAAAAATAAATCAACAAGCATTTCACTTGCAGAGCTATAAGAAGGGTCAACCCAAGAAAGGTCACCGAATTGTTCATATTCGGGGTGGTGGTCAATTTTGATCAGCAGGTCCCCGTGATCATAGCGGGAATCACTTATCCGTGAAAGGTTGGCGGTATCACAAACAATCACTAAGGCCCCTTTGTATTTTTTATCGGTAATGACATCCATTTCACCAATGAATAAAAGCCTATCCACTTCTTCGCCAACCACAAAAACTTCCTTGGAAGGGTAGGAGTGCTTCAAAAGCCGTTGTAAGCCGATTTGTGATCCCAATGCATCGGGGTCCGGATTAACATGGCGGTGAATGATAATGGTTGGGTATTTCTTGATCGCTTCGATTATTTCCTTTTTTTTATTGACCATATTGCCATCTCCCTTTGAATCTTTCCTTGTCTGTCGACCGATAATTGATTGTATGAAAAATTCTCATTTTAAATATAGACAGTTATGTATATCCAATCATCACATGCCTCACGAATAAAGGCAATTCCAATTACTTTAGCTTGAGGGAGTCCTGGAAGTACTTTTATATTAAATGGGAAGTATGCTAAAGAGTATATCAGTGGAAGTAATAAAAACACCCAAACAAAGTTATTGCAAAATTCAAAAAATGAAACTATACTTAATTTACCAAACCGATGACAACAAGTTACCTTGTTGCATGGCCGGCTTGTCATAAAACTGGAATTCATAAAAATTGACTTGGTTCACTTGATCTTCCTTTGCAGGAAGACAGTTCGTGGATAAGGGTCGGTGAAACATCAATGTATGACATTGTTGATTTTACTGGCTCTTTTTTGTGTATCCTGACAGTTTGAAAGGGGTGATGATATGAATGGAGCTTTGGAAGGAGTCAGGATTATCGATGTATCCCGTGTTTTGGCGGGACCGTTCTGTTCAATGATTCTCGGTGATTTGGGTGCGGATGTAATTAAAATTGAGCATCATGAAACAGGTGATGAAACGAGAGGGTGGGGTCCGCCATTCGCCCAGGGAGAAAGCGCTTACTATTTATGTGCCAATCGAAATAAGCAAAGCATGACCTTGAATTTAAAATCTGAACAAGGGAAAGAGATTTTCCATAAATTAGTGTCTTCAGGGGATATAGTGATTCAAAATTTTAAGACGGGTACATTGGAAAAAATGGGGTTAGGTTATGAAGATTTAAAGGAAATTAACCCTAAATTGATCATGGCCTCGATTACGGGATTTGGTTTAACCGGCCCTTATAAAGAATTGCCTGGCTATGATTATATCATTCAAGCAATGAGTGGTTTGATGAGCATCACAGGAGAAAAAGATGGAAGCCCCGTGAAGGTCGGAGTGGCCATAGCTGACATATTGACTGGCTTGTATACAGGCATTGGCATTCTATCCGCTTTACATCATAGGGATAAAGAGGGGGAAGGACAGGAAATTGATATTTCGTTAATGGATTGTCAGGTTTCTTCATTGGTGAATGTTGCCAGCAACTATTTATTCAGTGGCTTGACCCCTGAACGAATGGGAAACCAACATCCCAATATCGTTCCATACCAGACGTTCCGGACAAGGGATGGGGAGCTTGTCGTGGCTGTAGGAAATGATGATCAGTTCAGGAGATTCACAACCGTTTTAGGCAGACCTGATTTAGCCGAGCAGGAACAGTTTAAGCATAATGAAAAACGTTTGCAAAACAAGGAAGAATTAATACGGATTATAGAGGATTCGTTGAGAGGAAAGACAAAGAAAGAATGGAAAAGGCTGTTTGATGATGCAGGGATACCCAATGGTCCGATTAATGATATCGCAGAGATGTTCGAGGATCCACAAATCATCGCAAGAGGCATGTTGGTGAACATGGAACATCCGACAATCGAAAATCTTAGAGTGACGGGATCGCCCCTGAACCTTTCGAAAACGCCGATTACGATGAGAAAGCATCCGCCGCTGTATGGTGAGCATACCGATTCCATTTTGGCTGAAATTGGATATAGTCCAGACCAAATAAGCAAATTCAAGGAAAATAAAATTATTTAGGAGGAATTTTAATGATGAATTTCGAATTAACAGAAGAGCAGCAAAGTGTAAAGAAAGTGGTAAGGAAATTTGTGGATAAAGAAATTATCCCATATATTCAAGAGTGGGATAGGCAGGGTCAATTCCAGCCACATATTTTAAAAAGATTAGCGGAATTGCAGTTGATGGGCGTTTGTATACCAGAAGAGTACGGTGGAGTCGGAATGGATTATAATACCCTGGCCATCGTTTGTGAAGAACTGGAGCGAGGCGATACGGCTTACCGTACCGCAGTTTCTGTACATACAGGGTTGAATAGCATGACCCTGCTGCAATGGGGGACGGAAGAACAAAAACGGAAATACTTAGTTCCTCAAGCAAAAGGGACCAAGATTGGCGCTTTTGGGCTGACTGAACCGAATGCAGGATCTGATGTAGCGTCAATGAAATCAACGGCAAAACGTGTTGGGGACCATTATATCCTGAATGGATCAAAAACTTGGATTTCGCTCTGTGATTATGCAGATCATTTCCTTATTTTCGCCAAGACGGATCATGATGCCGGCTCAAGGGGAATTACCGCTTTTATAGTGGAACGGACCTTTGAGGGAGTGGAGTCGAAAGCCATTAAAGGGAAATTAGGAATCCGTGCAGGGAATACAGGCGAAGTCTTTTTAACGGATGTAAAAGTTCCGGTGGAGAATAGGCTTGGTGAAGAAGGTGAGGGCTTTAAAATCTCCATGTCGGCATTGGACAGCGGCCGGTTTACAGTGGCCGCAGGTGCTGTAGGGTTAATTGAAGCAAGCCTTGAAGCAAGCTTGAAGTATTGCCATGAACGAAGCACCTTCGGAAAAGAGATTGGCAGGCATCAGCTCGTTCAACAGATGATTGCCAAGATGACCGCAAATTTAGAGATTTCAAGATTGCTGGTCTTTAAAGCGGGTACCTTAAAAAATCAAGGAAAAAGGAATACGAAGGAAACATCACTTGCCAAGTGGATATCATGTAATGCTGCTAACGAAGCGGCCAATGATGCTGTTCAAATTCATGGTGCCTATGGCTACTCGGATGAATATCCAGTCGAACGTTTTCTCCGGAATTCAAAGGCCCCGGTCATTTACGAAGGAACCCGTGAGATTCATACTGTATTGCAGGGTGAATACGCTCTTGGCTACAGACAAGATAAAGGGCTTCGCAAGCAATTGCCTGCATGGCCCTTCGAGCAAATTTCCGTACATTAATTATAGATAGAGGAGATCAGATGATGAACACATACTTTATTGCAGGGCATGCAAAACTTCCACAAGGGATGGCAGCGAGAAATATATATGATTCCATCACGATCACGGTAGAACTTGATTTTAAACATGGTGTCATTGTCGAGGCTTCCTGTACACTTGCTACAGAACATGGCAGGGAATTCATTCGTCACCTGCTGCGAGGGTATTGCCTGAAAGATGGCATCGAAGAATTGATTGATCGTGTACAAAAGTATTATCGTGGGAAAGCTGGTCAAGCCATTCAAGCAGGACTGAAGGATGTGTATGCACAGTTCGAATTGGTCTCCGTCAAATAAGGGAAAATGGAAGGATCCTACCGGTATGTGAAACCGATAGGATCCTTTTTTGAGGATTAAAAATCATTCAATTTTCGTTTTCAGGATATAAAAAAGAGGCGTTGATGTAAACACCTCTTTGTCTTATAAATTATTAAAATACATGAAAGGGATGATGAAACTAGAAGCTCCAATTCCATTTCTTGTTGCCGCTGCCGTAGTTAGAAGATCTCCGATTTCTGCTAGTGCGCCTTTGGTTTCTGCATGTAGATCTCCGATTTCTGCTAGTGCGCCTTTGGTTTCTGCATGTGGATCTCCGATTTCTGCTAGTGCGCCTTTGCGTGCTGCATGTAGATCTCCTATTTCTGCTAGTGCGCCTTTGCGTGCTGCATGTAGATCTCCGTTTCCAGCAAGATCCCCATCGTGTGCCGGAAGTGGACCTTTTCCAGCAAGTGGACCGATTTCTGCTAGTGCGTCTTCGAGTGCTGAAAGTGGACCGTCTTTTTTTGTTTCTTTTACGTGAAGAACGGCAATTTGAACGTGGGTCATTAAACATGAAATCGCTTAACCCGAAGGAATTGGCTCTATCCACTGCATTTTGTATATCACGAATGATGTTTGACATATTTATATATCCTCCTTTCTATACGTTAGACTATTCGGCTTGTACGTAATGTGCTAGTGATAAACGCACAACTTTTTTGAAAAAAAGTTGTTTTTTGGTGACGTCCTTCGCTTTTTCCCATAATTTAATAGGAAAGTGAAAGGGAAGGGTTATATGAATAATGACCAGAAGCTACCTGTATATCAGCTTTTTATTCCACCTGTAAATTTAAAGGAACTTCGCAGGGATATATGGTGCAATGATCCTTTACCTGCAAAGTTAACCATTAACAGAAAAAAATTGGATATTGATATTGTTTACCGTGGCTCACATATCCGCGGTTTCCAGAAAAAGTCTTATAATGTAGTCTTTTATAAACCTAATACTTTTAGGAATGCTAAGGAAGTTCATTTAAATGCTGAGTATAAGGATAAATCTTTACTAAGAAATAAATTATCTTTAGACTTTTTTACGGATATCGGGACTTTATCACCGAAATCCCAGTTTGTTTTCCTGAATCTGAACGGGAAGGACGAGGGAATATATCTAGAATTGGAATCAGTGGATGAATTTTATTTGAAGAATAGGGATCTTCCTAAGGGATCAATTTTCTATGCAGTGGACGGTGATGCAAATTTTTCATTGATGAGTGATTTGGATAAAGGAATCAAAAAATCATTGGAAATGGGATATCAAAAAAAATGCGGGTCAGCAAAGGATGAATTATATTTACAAGAATTGATTATCCAAATCAATACAATTTCAAGGGCGGATTTTGAAAGGGAAATCGTAAATTATGTCGATGTGGAAAAGTACCTGCGCTGGCTGGC
Protein-coding sequences here:
- a CDS encoding acyl-CoA dehydrogenase family protein, which produces MNFELTEEQQSVKKVVRKFVDKEIIPYIQEWDRQGQFQPHILKRLAELQLMGVCIPEEYGGVGMDYNTLAIVCEELERGDTAYRTAVSVHTGLNSMTLLQWGTEEQKRKYLVPQAKGTKIGAFGLTEPNAGSDVASMKSTAKRVGDHYILNGSKTWISLCDYADHFLIFAKTDHDAGSRGITAFIVERTFEGVESKAIKGKLGIRAGNTGEVFLTDVKVPVENRLGEEGEGFKISMSALDSGRFTVAAGAVGLIEASLEASLKYCHERSTFGKEIGRHQLVQQMIAKMTANLEISRLLVFKAGTLKNQGKRNTKETSLAKWISCNAANEAANDAVQIHGAYGYSDEYPVERFLRNSKAPVIYEGTREIHTVLQGEYALGYRQDKGLRKQLPAWPFEQISVH
- a CDS encoding CotH kinase family protein, with the protein product MNNDQKLPVYQLFIPPVNLKELRRDIWCNDPLPAKLTINRKKLDIDIVYRGSHIRGFQKKSYNVVFYKPNTFRNAKEVHLNAEYKDKSLLRNKLSLDFFTDIGTLSPKSQFVFLNLNGKDEGIYLELESVDEFYLKNRDLPKGSIFYAVDGDANFSLMSDLDKGIKKSLEMGYQKKCGSAKDELYLQELIIQINTISRADFEREIVNYVDVEKYLRWLAGVIFTQNYDGFVHNYALYRNGDTGLFEMIPWDYDATWGRDVNGKVMEEDYVGIEGFNTLTARILDVRAFRVRYQRLLKGILNTRFNVKHMKPIIQGMHDQISPYVSKDPYIKDNKKTFDNEPDFILKFIESRAKYIKGRLHKLD
- a CDS encoding CaiB/BaiF CoA transferase family protein: MNGALEGVRIIDVSRVLAGPFCSMILGDLGADVIKIEHHETGDETRGWGPPFAQGESAYYLCANRNKQSMTLNLKSEQGKEIFHKLVSSGDIVIQNFKTGTLEKMGLGYEDLKEINPKLIMASITGFGLTGPYKELPGYDYIIQAMSGLMSITGEKDGSPVKVGVAIADILTGLYTGIGILSALHHRDKEGEGQEIDISLMDCQVSSLVNVASNYLFSGLTPERMGNQHPNIVPYQTFRTRDGELVVAVGNDDQFRRFTTVLGRPDLAEQEQFKHNEKRLQNKEELIRIIEDSLRGKTKKEWKRLFDDAGIPNGPINDIAEMFEDPQIIARGMLVNMEHPTIENLRVTGSPLNLSKTPITMRKHPPLYGEHTDSILAEIGYSPDQISKFKENKII
- a CDS encoding DUF3870 domain-containing protein, whose protein sequence is MNTYFIAGHAKLPQGMAARNIYDSITITVELDFKHGVIVEASCTLATEHGREFIRHLLRGYCLKDGIEELIDRVQKYYRGKAGQAIQAGLKDVYAQFELVSVK
- a CDS encoding DHH family phosphoesterase, producing MVNKKKEIIEAIKKYPTIIIHRHVNPDPDALGSQIGLQRLLKHSYPSKEVFVVGEEVDRLLFIGEMDVITDKKYKGALVIVCDTANLSRISDSRYDHGDLLIKIDHHPEYEQFGDLSWVDPSYSSASEMLVDLFLQFPEGFIMNKEAAKSFYAGILGDTGNFMNGNTTPRTLKMVSYLRTYNFQPERIHNWLNIKSKNSSRLQKDILMSFKVTDKGVAYFIITEDLLNMYGLDRIEASNLVNTLSSVRGNKIWALFIEYPTEIRVRIRSRSIPIASVARQFNGGGHSLASGATIHSWEEVDHVIQALDRVCP